A single Drosophila ananassae strain 14024-0371.13 chromosome 3L, ASM1763931v2, whole genome shotgun sequence DNA region contains:
- the LOC6495182 gene encoding endoplasmic reticulum metallopeptidase 1 isoform X1, with product MNQINMMTFSSVDITTDKDGGTARDKKWPWFGAPIYAAAFFALFYAAVVPSFNSYPEMFTQSEEALHPDEFIGERAMKHLAELSSIGPKPAGSINNEVHTVNFLLREIQKIKDEARSDIYDIEVEKQLYTGGFYLYGFAISYENLSNVVVKISQKDSNNENYVLVNSHYDSEMKSPGAGDDGVMVVVMLETLRVISRSEKPLNHPVVFLFNGAEEARLLGAHGFITQHKWAKNCRALVNLDSTGTGGREVLFQTGPNHPWLAKYYKQSARHPYAQTLAEELFQNNFIPSDTDFRIFRDFGGVPGLDMASVVNGYAYHTKYDNYRNVESGTYQSTGDNVLPLVWALANAPELDDLQANEEGHMVFYDFMGWFMLTYTTSVSMAINIVVSVAALLSIGTSLFIMTLDNGADAPKAVIKRFGLIFLVQAGTVFGACGLTLLMALFMQGVGLAESWYHGKWMAFGLYFCPLFFATGLLPAFYIQWTKRKTHMKLDQTIACFMHAHCILLVLLCLTLTGLNIRSSYFFMIGIFFYTLSVLVQIVLKLSVKKSYFVTVHLLFQILPFLFYTYICYAIFVIFVPMEGRDGPNSSPDFLISVFIILAGIQYAGFTVPVMHKFRKPKIIFSSFGVITIIFIILAATPAGFPFAKDVAPQRYYAVHTQRTFHNLNGSITQDSGFYIQPEETRIHELEDTTFKNAESQSWMDDTCAAEPYCGLPVYRRGWINWTDSARWISSSSPALPTNKELSLKSKQQLTGNKWRYEFSLKACDRVIMYVNPFDKVSITDWSLDKTPLEEKHTPPYLVFRIYAQTEEAFNFWIELKHENDNAEGPFFKFVIVEHFIYHQEYYTDEYTNFLATFPDWSYTTDWFAALESFIF from the exons ATGAATCAAATCAATATG ATGACCTTCTCCAGCGTTGATATCACAACCGACAAGGATGGCGGAACGGCCAGGGACAAGAAATGGCCCTGGTTTGGAGCTCCCATCTATGCTGCCGCCTTTTTTGCACTCTTCTATGCTGCCGTGGTGCCCAGTTTCAACAGCTACCCGGAGATGTTCACCCAAAGCGAGGAGGCCCTGCACCCAGATGAGTTCATAGGCGAGCGGGCGATGAAGCATCTGGCAGAGCTCTCTTCCATTGGCCCCAAGCCAGCCGGATCTATTAATAACGAAGTCCATACGGTGAATTTTCTTCTGCGTGAAATCCAAAAAATCAAAGACGAAGCTCGCTCGGATATCTATGATATCGAAGTGGAGAAACAACTCTATACAGGAGGCTTCTATCTCTACGGCTTCGCAATAAGCTATGAGAATCTTTCCAACGTGGTGGTTAAGATCTCCCAAAAGGACTCAAATAACGAAAACTATGTGTTGGTGAACTCCCATTACGATTCTGAGATGAAAAGTCCTGGGGCTGGAGATGACGGTGTCATGGTCGTGGTTATGCTGGAAACTCTTCGTGTGATCTCTCGCTCTGAGAAGCCCCTGAACCACCCAGTTGTTTTCCTTTTCAATGGAGCTGAGGAGGCTCGTCTCTTGGGAGCCCATGGATTCATCACCCAGCATAAATGGGCCAAAAATTGCAG aGCCCTGGTTAACTTGGATTCGACGGGCACTGGAGGGCGCGAGGTCCTTTTTCAGACGGGACCCAATCACCCGTGGCTGGCCAAGTACTACAAGCAAAGTGCCCGCCATCCATATGCTCAGACCCTGGCGGAAGAGCTCTTCCAGAACAACTTCATTCCATCGGATACCGACTTTCGTATTTTTCGTGACTTTGGAGGAGTTCCTGGTCTGGACATGGCCAGCGTGGTGAATGGGTACGCCTACCACACTAAATACGACAACTACCGGAATGTGGAGAGCGGAACCTATCAGTCTACGGGAGACAATGTGCTACCCTTAGTTTGGGCCTTGGCAAATGCACCTGAACTGGATGATTTACAGGCTAATGAGGAAGGCCACATGGTGTTCTACGATTTCATGGGCTGGTTCATGCTTACCTACACCACATCCGTTAGTATGGCCATCAACATAGTGGTCTCTGTAGCAGCGCTCCTCAGCATTGGAACCTCGCTCTTCATAATGACCCTGGACAATGGAGCCGATGCTCCAAAGGCGGTGATCAAGCGATTTGGTCTGATCTTCCTGGTCCAGGCGGGAACAGTTTTCGGGGCCTGTGGCCTCACTCTTCTGATGGCTCTGTTCATGCAAGGAGTGGGATTGGCAGAGTCCTGGTACCATGGAAAGTGGATGGCTTTTGGACTATACTTCTGCCCTTTGTTCTTCGCCACGGGATTGCTTCCAGCCTTTTATATTCAGTGGACGAAAAGGAAGACCCACATGAAGCTGGATCAGACCATAGCCTGCTTCATGCACGCCCACTGTATCCTCCTGGTATTGCTTTGTTTAACCCTAACCGGTTTGAACATTCGGTCCAGCTACTTCTTTATGATTGGAATCTTTTTCTACACATTATCCGTCCTAGTGCAAATTGTTCTTAAATTGTCTGTGAAGA AAAGCTACTTTGTGACAGTGCACTTATTATTCCAAATCCTTCCTTTCCTCTTCTACACTTATATCTGTTATGCCatctttgtaatttttgtgCCCATGGAGGGACGCGATGGTCCCAATAGCAGTCCTGATTTCCTGATATCTGTGTTTATCATCCTAGCCGGAATTCAGTATGCGGGTTTTACG GTCCCTGTTATGCACAAGTTTCGGAAACCAAAGATTATATTTTCTTCGTTTGGTGTGATTacgattatttttattatcctGGCAGCCACTCCTGCGGGATTCCCTTTTGCCAAAGATGTGGCTCCTCAGCGATATTATGCAGTA CACACTCAGCGAACTTTCCATAACCTAAATGGAAGTATCACCCAGGATTCTGGTTTCTATATCCAGCCTGAGGAGACCCGCATCCATGAACTGGAAGACACCACATTCAAGAATGCGGAATCGCAGAGTTGGATGGATGACACCTGTGCCGCAGAGCCTTACTGTGGCTTGCCCGTCTACCGACGTGGCTGGATAAACTGGAC GGACTCTGCCCGTTGGATCTCCAGCTCGTCACCCGCACTGCCAACTAACAAAGAACTTTCCCTGAAATCAAAACAACAGCTAACTGGCAACAAGTGGCGCTACGAGTTTAGCTTGAAGGCCTGTGATCGTGTTATTATGTATGTAAACCCCTTCGATAAGGTCAGCATTACGGATTGGTCCTTAGACAAAACCCCGCTAGAAGAAAAGCACACACCACCCTATCTAGTTTTTCGTATATACGCCCAAACCGAGGAGGCATTCAACTTTTGGATAGAACTTAAACACGAGAATGATAACGCCGAGGgacctttctttaagtttgTGATCGTGGAACACTTTATATATCATCAGGAATATTATACCGATGAATACACTAATTTCTTGGCCACCTTTCCCGATTGGTCTTATACAACGGATTGGTTTGCGGCATTAGaaagttttattttctaa
- the LOC6495182 gene encoding endoplasmic reticulum metallopeptidase 1 isoform X2, translating to MTFSSVDITTDKDGGTARDKKWPWFGAPIYAAAFFALFYAAVVPSFNSYPEMFTQSEEALHPDEFIGERAMKHLAELSSIGPKPAGSINNEVHTVNFLLREIQKIKDEARSDIYDIEVEKQLYTGGFYLYGFAISYENLSNVVVKISQKDSNNENYVLVNSHYDSEMKSPGAGDDGVMVVVMLETLRVISRSEKPLNHPVVFLFNGAEEARLLGAHGFITQHKWAKNCRALVNLDSTGTGGREVLFQTGPNHPWLAKYYKQSARHPYAQTLAEELFQNNFIPSDTDFRIFRDFGGVPGLDMASVVNGYAYHTKYDNYRNVESGTYQSTGDNVLPLVWALANAPELDDLQANEEGHMVFYDFMGWFMLTYTTSVSMAINIVVSVAALLSIGTSLFIMTLDNGADAPKAVIKRFGLIFLVQAGTVFGACGLTLLMALFMQGVGLAESWYHGKWMAFGLYFCPLFFATGLLPAFYIQWTKRKTHMKLDQTIACFMHAHCILLVLLCLTLTGLNIRSSYFFMIGIFFYTLSVLVQIVLKLSVKKSYFVTVHLLFQILPFLFYTYICYAIFVIFVPMEGRDGPNSSPDFLISVFIILAGIQYAGFTVPVMHKFRKPKIIFSSFGVITIIFIILAATPAGFPFAKDVAPQRYYAVHTQRTFHNLNGSITQDSGFYIQPEETRIHELEDTTFKNAESQSWMDDTCAAEPYCGLPVYRRGWINWTDSARWISSSSPALPTNKELSLKSKQQLTGNKWRYEFSLKACDRVIMYVNPFDKVSITDWSLDKTPLEEKHTPPYLVFRIYAQTEEAFNFWIELKHENDNAEGPFFKFVIVEHFIYHQEYYTDEYTNFLATFPDWSYTTDWFAALESFIF from the exons ATGACCTTCTCCAGCGTTGATATCACAACCGACAAGGATGGCGGAACGGCCAGGGACAAGAAATGGCCCTGGTTTGGAGCTCCCATCTATGCTGCCGCCTTTTTTGCACTCTTCTATGCTGCCGTGGTGCCCAGTTTCAACAGCTACCCGGAGATGTTCACCCAAAGCGAGGAGGCCCTGCACCCAGATGAGTTCATAGGCGAGCGGGCGATGAAGCATCTGGCAGAGCTCTCTTCCATTGGCCCCAAGCCAGCCGGATCTATTAATAACGAAGTCCATACGGTGAATTTTCTTCTGCGTGAAATCCAAAAAATCAAAGACGAAGCTCGCTCGGATATCTATGATATCGAAGTGGAGAAACAACTCTATACAGGAGGCTTCTATCTCTACGGCTTCGCAATAAGCTATGAGAATCTTTCCAACGTGGTGGTTAAGATCTCCCAAAAGGACTCAAATAACGAAAACTATGTGTTGGTGAACTCCCATTACGATTCTGAGATGAAAAGTCCTGGGGCTGGAGATGACGGTGTCATGGTCGTGGTTATGCTGGAAACTCTTCGTGTGATCTCTCGCTCTGAGAAGCCCCTGAACCACCCAGTTGTTTTCCTTTTCAATGGAGCTGAGGAGGCTCGTCTCTTGGGAGCCCATGGATTCATCACCCAGCATAAATGGGCCAAAAATTGCAG aGCCCTGGTTAACTTGGATTCGACGGGCACTGGAGGGCGCGAGGTCCTTTTTCAGACGGGACCCAATCACCCGTGGCTGGCCAAGTACTACAAGCAAAGTGCCCGCCATCCATATGCTCAGACCCTGGCGGAAGAGCTCTTCCAGAACAACTTCATTCCATCGGATACCGACTTTCGTATTTTTCGTGACTTTGGAGGAGTTCCTGGTCTGGACATGGCCAGCGTGGTGAATGGGTACGCCTACCACACTAAATACGACAACTACCGGAATGTGGAGAGCGGAACCTATCAGTCTACGGGAGACAATGTGCTACCCTTAGTTTGGGCCTTGGCAAATGCACCTGAACTGGATGATTTACAGGCTAATGAGGAAGGCCACATGGTGTTCTACGATTTCATGGGCTGGTTCATGCTTACCTACACCACATCCGTTAGTATGGCCATCAACATAGTGGTCTCTGTAGCAGCGCTCCTCAGCATTGGAACCTCGCTCTTCATAATGACCCTGGACAATGGAGCCGATGCTCCAAAGGCGGTGATCAAGCGATTTGGTCTGATCTTCCTGGTCCAGGCGGGAACAGTTTTCGGGGCCTGTGGCCTCACTCTTCTGATGGCTCTGTTCATGCAAGGAGTGGGATTGGCAGAGTCCTGGTACCATGGAAAGTGGATGGCTTTTGGACTATACTTCTGCCCTTTGTTCTTCGCCACGGGATTGCTTCCAGCCTTTTATATTCAGTGGACGAAAAGGAAGACCCACATGAAGCTGGATCAGACCATAGCCTGCTTCATGCACGCCCACTGTATCCTCCTGGTATTGCTTTGTTTAACCCTAACCGGTTTGAACATTCGGTCCAGCTACTTCTTTATGATTGGAATCTTTTTCTACACATTATCCGTCCTAGTGCAAATTGTTCTTAAATTGTCTGTGAAGA AAAGCTACTTTGTGACAGTGCACTTATTATTCCAAATCCTTCCTTTCCTCTTCTACACTTATATCTGTTATGCCatctttgtaatttttgtgCCCATGGAGGGACGCGATGGTCCCAATAGCAGTCCTGATTTCCTGATATCTGTGTTTATCATCCTAGCCGGAATTCAGTATGCGGGTTTTACG GTCCCTGTTATGCACAAGTTTCGGAAACCAAAGATTATATTTTCTTCGTTTGGTGTGATTacgattatttttattatcctGGCAGCCACTCCTGCGGGATTCCCTTTTGCCAAAGATGTGGCTCCTCAGCGATATTATGCAGTA CACACTCAGCGAACTTTCCATAACCTAAATGGAAGTATCACCCAGGATTCTGGTTTCTATATCCAGCCTGAGGAGACCCGCATCCATGAACTGGAAGACACCACATTCAAGAATGCGGAATCGCAGAGTTGGATGGATGACACCTGTGCCGCAGAGCCTTACTGTGGCTTGCCCGTCTACCGACGTGGCTGGATAAACTGGAC GGACTCTGCCCGTTGGATCTCCAGCTCGTCACCCGCACTGCCAACTAACAAAGAACTTTCCCTGAAATCAAAACAACAGCTAACTGGCAACAAGTGGCGCTACGAGTTTAGCTTGAAGGCCTGTGATCGTGTTATTATGTATGTAAACCCCTTCGATAAGGTCAGCATTACGGATTGGTCCTTAGACAAAACCCCGCTAGAAGAAAAGCACACACCACCCTATCTAGTTTTTCGTATATACGCCCAAACCGAGGAGGCATTCAACTTTTGGATAGAACTTAAACACGAGAATGATAACGCCGAGGgacctttctttaagtttgTGATCGTGGAACACTTTATATATCATCAGGAATATTATACCGATGAATACACTAATTTCTTGGCCACCTTTCCCGATTGGTCTTATACAACGGATTGGTTTGCGGCATTAGaaagttttattttctaa
- the LOC6495183 gene encoding endoplasmic reticulum metallopeptidase 1, protein MTFSSVDITTDQDGEKSRDKKWPWFGAPVYAAALFAIFYVTVLPSFNSYPKMLYRSEEALHPDEFIGERAMTQLAEFSAIGYKLAGSINNEVHTVNFLLREIQKIKDEARTDLYDIEVEKQYSSGGFFLWGMTMSYTNLSNVVVKISQKTSNNENYVLVNSHYDSEVETPAAGDDGAMVVIMLETLRVISRSEKPLVHPVVFLFNGAEEACMLGAHGFITQHKWAKNCKALVNLDSTGAGGREVLFQTGPNHPWLAKYYQQSVPHPYAQTLAEELFQNNFIPSDTDFRVFRDYGGVPGLDMASVINGYVYHTQYDNYRNVERGTYQSTGENVLPLVWTLANAPELDNPEAHAEGHMVYFDFLGWFMLTYTTSVSVAINIVVSVAALLCIGSSLYMMTLDNGADAPKAVIKRFGVIFLVQTGTALVSCGLTLLVAVFMQGVGLAESWYYGKWMTFGLYFCTLYFAMGLLPAFYIQWTKRKTHMKLDQTIACFMHAHCILLALLCIIMTSMGIRSSYFFMIGIFFYAISVLVQITLKLTVKKSYFVTVHLLCQFLPFLFYTYIAYASLVTFVPMQGRDGPDSSPELLVCLFVIITGIQYAGFTVPIMHKFRKPKIVFSTFGVITIIFIILAATPAGFPFVKEVAPQRYYVLHTQRIFHNLDGSTLQDSGFYIQPVETRTHELDDTTLKNAEPTSWTDATCAAEPYCGLPIYSGRWNDWKDSARWIYSTAPEFPIAIDLTLVSKEAQTPNKLKYDFSLKASDRIMMYIEPYDHVRVANWSMDQTPLIEEHLPPFLIYHVYSQTEDPFDFWMEFEHDESNTEGPFFKLVVVEHFLYHQEYYTDDYKEFLATFPDWTYTTDWFSALESWNF, encoded by the exons ATGACATTTTCCAGTGTAGATATTACAACCGACCAGGATGGTGAAAAGTCCAGGGACAAGAAATGGCCCTGGTTTGGAGCTCCTGTCTACGCGGCTGCCTTATTTGCCATTTTCTATGTCACTGTGCTGCCCAGTTTCAACAGCTACCCAAAGATGCTTTACCGGAGTGAGGAGGCATTGCATCCGGATGAGTTCATAGGCGAAAGAGCAATGACACAGCTAGCCGAGTTTTCCGCTATTGGCTACAAACTGGCTGGATCTATTAACAATGAAGTGCACACCGTCAACTTCCTGCTACGAGAAATCCAAAAGATCAAAGATGAGGCGAGAACTGATCTTTATGATATCGAGGTGGAGAAACAATACTCTTCCGGTGGTTTCTTCCTTTGGGGCATGACCATGAGCTACACGAATCTTTCAAATGTGGTGGTAAAAATTTCCCAGAAGACTTCAAACAACGAAAACTATGTCTTGGTCAACTCGCACTACGACTCCGAAGTGGAAACCCCAGCTGCTGGAGATGATGGCGCCATGGTGGTGATTATGCTTGAAACCCTACGTGTTATCTCCCGCTCTGAGAAGCCCCTGGTCCACCCAGTGGTCTTCCTCTTCAACGGCGCCGAAGAAGCCTGTATGCTGGGTGCCCACGGATTCATCACCCAGCACAAATGGGCCAAGAATTGCAA AGCTCTGGTCAATTTAGATTCCACTGGTGCCGGAGGACGTGAAGTGCTTTTCCAGACAGGACCTAACCATCCCTGGTTGGCCAAATACTACCAACAGAGTGTTCCCCATCCCTATGCCCAGACTCTGGCTGAAGAATTGTTCCAGAATAACTTTATACCCTCGGATACAGACTTTCGTGTGTTCCGCGACTACGGAGGAGTTCCTGGCTTGGACATGGCTAGCGTAATAAATGGGTATGTCTATCATACTCAATACGACAATTACCGGAACGTAGAGAGGGGAACGTATCAGTCTACGGGTGAGAACGTCCTGCCCCTGGTCTGGACCTTGGCCAATGCTCCTGAACTAGATAACCCCGAAGCTCATGCCGAGGGCCACATGGTTTACTTCGATTTCCTGGGCTGGTTCATGCTCACCTACACCACATCCGTAAGTGTGGCCATCAACATAGTAGTTTCGGTGGCGGCGCTCCTCTGCATTGGATCCTCGCTCTACATGATGACCCTGGACAATGGTGCCGATGCTCCTAAGGCTGTGATTAAACGATTCGGCGTGATCTTCCTGGTCCAAACGGGAACTGCTTTAGTGTCCTGTGGCCTCACCCTTCTGGTGGCTGTGTTCATGCAAGGAGTGGGATTAGCAGAGTCCTGGTACTATGGCAAGTGGATGACCTTTGGACTGTACTTCTGCACCCTGTACTTCGCCATGGGACTGCTGCCAGCCTTCTACATCCAGTGGACAAAGAGGAAGACCCACATGAAGCTGGATCAGACCATAGCCTGTTTCATGCACGCTCATTGCATCCTTCTGGCGCTGCTCTGTATTATCATGACCAGCATGGGAATCCGTTCCAGCTACTTTTTCATGATTGGAATCTTTTTTTACGCCATATCTGTTCTAGTTCAAATTACTCTAAAATTGACCGTTAAAA AAAGCTACTTTGTCACTGTTCACCTGCTGTGCCAGTTCCTTCCCTTCCTATTCTACACCTACATCGCTTATGCCTCCCTGGTGACCTTTGTGCCCATGCAAGGACGTGATGGTCCGGACAGTAGCCCGGAACTCCTGGTCTGTCTCTTTGTGATTATAACTGGAATCCAATATGCTGGGTTTACG GTGCCCATTATGCACAAGTTCCGCAAACCAAAAATCGTATTCTCCACGTTTGGTGTGATTacgattatttttattatcctGGCAGCCACTCCAGCAGGATTTCCCTTCGTCAAGGAAGTAGCTCCACAGCGCTATTATGTGTTG cACACGCAGCGAATCTTTCATAACTTGGATGGCAGTACCCTGCAGGATTCTGGTTTCTATATTCAACCTGTGGAAACTCGTACCCATGAGCTGGACGACACCACTTTGAAGAACGCAGAACCAACTAGCTGGACAGACGCCACCTGTGCTGCCGAGCCCTACTGCGGTTTGCCCATTTACAGTGGTCGCTGGAATGACTGGAA GGACTCTGCTCGTTGGATTTACAGTACGGCACCCGAGTTCCCGATTGCCATAGATCTCACCCTGGTTTCGAAGGAAGCTCAGACACCCAATAAGCTTAAATACGATTTCAGCCTGAAGGCCAGCGATCGTATAATGATGTACATAGAGCCCTACGACCATGTCAGAGTCGCCAACTGGTCCATGGACCAGACACCGCTGATCGAGGAGCACTTGCCTCCCTTTCTGATCTACCATGTGTATTCCCAAACCGAAGATCCCTTCGACTTTTGGATGGAGTTCGAACATGATGAAAGCAACACCGAAGGACCGTTCTTTAAGCTGGTGGTCGTCGAGCACTTCCTGTATCATCAGGAATATTACACCGACGACTATAAGGAATTCCTGGCCACCTTCCCCGACTGGACTTACACCACTGACTGGTTCTCAGCCCTCGAGAGCTGGAACTTCTAA